Proteins from a genomic interval of Musa acuminata AAA Group cultivar baxijiao chromosome BXJ1-9, Cavendish_Baxijiao_AAA, whole genome shotgun sequence:
- the LOC135593078 gene encoding AIG2-like protein D, with translation MAATANASSLHNVFVYGTLMADEVVRTILKRVPPASPAVLNDYHRFSIKGRVYPAILPVESKKVKGRVLLGISDQELDKLDSFEDVEYERRTVEISLLEKSEKLLANAYVWSDENDPNLYGEWDFEEWKRLHKKDFVTMTLGFMDDLEQPDSKTRVATYESYFHQGQSA, from the exons ATGGCCGCCACCGCGAACGCTTCTTCTCTCCACAACGTCTTCGTCTACGGCACTCTGATGGCGGACGAGGTGGTGCGAACCATCCTCAAGCGCGTGCCCCCCGCCTCTCCCGCCGTCCTCAACGATTA CCACAGGTTTAGCATCAAGGGGCGTGTTTACCCAGCAATTCTGCCGGTTGAAAGTAAGAAGGTGAAAGGCAGG GTTCTTTTGGGGATTTCAGATCAGGAGTTGGATAAACTGGATTCATTTGAAGATGTGGAATATGAAAGGAGAACTGTTGAAATTTCTCTGCTA gaaaAGTCAGAGAAATTACTTGCTAATGCATATGTTTGGAGTGACGAGAATGACCCAAACCTGTACGGTGAATGGGATTTCGAG GAATGGAAGCGTTTGCACAAGAAAGATTTTGTTACGATGACATTGGGTTTTATGGACGATTTGGAGCAGCCTGATTCGAAGACCAGGGTGGCTACATATGAATCCTATTTCCATCAAGGTCAAAGTGCGTGA
- the LOC135593079 gene encoding cytochrome P450 CYP73A100-like, whose amino-acid sequence MAASTGKLAMLTLAAVACTYAAKHLFPDQSPFLLSLPLLLFFLPFVFSRSGSNGAPPGPVSFPIFGNWLQVGNDLNHRNLVDMAKKYGNVFLLRLGVRNLVVVSDPKLATEVLHTQGVEFGSRPRNVVWDIFTDSGKDMVFTEYGDHWRRMRRIMTLPFFTNKVVQQYRGMWEEEMDMVLRDLRGDRAAQSEGIVVRRRLQLMLYNIMYRMMFDARFESVSDPLFQQATRFNSERSRLAQSFEYNYGDFIPILRPFLRSYLNKCRDLQSRRLAFFNNNYVEKRRKLMAEREGDRLRCAMDYILEAEMNGEISSDNVIYIVENINVAAIETTLWSMEWAIAELVNHPNAQTRLRKELRDVLGDEPVTETNLHRLPYLQAVVKETLRLHSPIPLLVPHMNLEEAKLGGYDIPKRTKVIVNAWWLGNNPEWWNKPEEFRPERFLDEETEVEALVGGKVDFRFLPFGVGRRSCPGIILALPLLGLIVGKLVKEFEMVPPPGTDKIDVTEKGGQFSLQIAEHSTIAFHPIAP is encoded by the exons ATGGCTGCCTCCACCGGAAAGTTGGCCATGCTCACCCTTGCGGCAGTTGCCTGCACGTACGCTGCCAAGCATCTGTTCCCTGATCAATCtcccttccttctctctcttcctctcctcctcttctttctccccttcgTATTCTCCCGCTCCGGCTCCAATGGCGCCCCTCCCGGCCCCGTCTCCTTCCCTATCTTTGGAAACTGGCTACAGGTCGGCAATGACCTCAACCACCGGAACCTCGTGGACATGGCGAAGAAGTACGGTAACGTGTTCCTGCTGCGGCTCGGGGTGCGTAACCTGGTGGTCGTCTCCGACCCCAAGCTGGCCACCGAGGTCCTCCACACGCAAGGGGTGGAGTTCGGCTCCCGGCCACGCAACGTGGTGTGGGACATCTTCACCGACAGCGGCAAGGACATGGTGTTCACCGAGTACGGCGACCACTGGCGCAGGATGCGCCGGATCATGACGCTGCCCTTCTTCACGAACAAGGTGGTGCAGCAGTACAGGGGGATGTGGGAGGAGGAGATGGATATGGTGCTGCGGGACCTCCGCGGGGACCGGGCGGCGCAGTCGGAGGGGATCGTCGTCCGCCGCCGGCTGCAGCTGATGCTCTACAACATCATGTACCGGATGATGTTCGACGCCCGGTTCGAGTCGGTGTCGGACCCGCTGTTCCAGCAGGCGACGCGGTTCAACTCGGAGAGGAGCCGACTGGCGCAGAGCTTCGAGTACAACTACGGTGACTTCATCCCCATCCTCAGGCCCTTCCTGAGAAGCTACTTGAACAAGTGCAGGGACTTGCAGAGCAGGAGACTGGCCTTCTTCAACAACAACTATGTGGAGAAAAGAAG AAAACTGATGGCCGAAAGAGAAGGGGACAGACTCAGGTGCGCCATGGATTACATACTAGAAGCAGAGATGAACGGAGAAATCAGCTCGGATAACGTGATATACATCGTGGAGAACATAAATGTTGCAGCCATCGAGACCACCTTGTGGTCGATGGAATGGGCGATAGCCGAACTGGTGAACCATCCCAACGCCCAGACAAGGCTCAGGAAGGAGCTCCGCGACGTGCTCGGCGATGAACCGGTGACGGAGACGAACCTGCACAGGCTGCCATACCTGCAAGCGGTCGTCAAGGAAACTCTCAGGCTGCACTCGCCCATCCCCCTGCTCGTCCCCCACATGAACCTTGAGGAAGCCAAGCTCGGGGGATACGACATCCCGAAGCGAACGAAGGTGATAGTGAACGCGTGGTGGCTGGGGAACAACCCCGAGTGGTGGAACAAGCCGGAGGAGTTCAGGCCGGAGCGGTTCTTGGACGAGGAGACGGAGGTGGAAGCGCTGGTGGGCGGAAAGGTGGACTTCAGGTTCCTTCCCTTCGGCGTCGGCCGGCGGAGCTGCCCCGGGATCATACTGGCGCTGCCGTTGCTGGGGCTCATCGTCGGGAAACTGGTCAAGGAGTTTGAGATGGTGCCGCCGCCGGGGACCGACAAGATCGACGTGACCGAGAAAGGAGGCCAGTTCAGCCTGCAGATCGCGGAGCACTCCACTATTGCCTTCCATCCTATTGCACCATGA